In one window of Spiroplasma corruscae DNA:
- the mgtA gene encoding magnesium-translocating P-type ATPase encodes MKIIKKVKKEQTLSNYVKLDHLELLKKIDSTQFGLTDDKVEENRLKYGSNKLKEKRLNVFLTFTKSFLSPFNIILIIIDAFSFYSYLSEDGDRFDLIGALLVLFMILLSGTIYFVQEIRSHLVIKKMLIESRQQSKIIRGVNFNFKSIDNANSIKLIKEAELVENDEIVYGDLVYFSNGDLVPADTRIVWSNNLYLNQSSLTGESFPVQKKDKHSLEKNDYLEYENICYTGTEVVSGSGLGIVVATGENTYFSLIDKKVKEKRPKSSFEKGIKKVILFLIAFMLAVTPIVFAVYALRPGEIDNKWFNATLFAVAVAVGLTPEMLPIIVTSNLSRGYSKIKKNNVIVKNLNAVQNIGAIDILCTDKTGTITSGEISLDKTLTFTNQKSEENIEKILYLNSYFQSGFQNPIDQAVLLSKKIKKPSLDGYQKEWEVPFDFKRKILSVILTKDEQKEIFTKGAVEEILKVCNRISINGEIKEITKEHKEKIISKSHELNSDGFRVIGIAHNVLEDEDIEDDLVFYGYATFYDEPKKTSKEIIKKLEIKGITTKVLTGDSEVITRSICKNVDFSITKLYTGKQIEEMSEENLHKAVKEANVFVKLSPLHKTTIIETLKKQGHVVGFMGDGINDAPVLRESDIAISFSDASNIAQEAADMIIMGESLMAIDSAVTEGRYSLANILKYIKVTIASNFGNVLSVLVALFLTTVEPMQPLHLLLQNLLYDIVMFAFIFDKVDKKFLEKPRPFTTKNMIWFALINGPVSSIFDISTFIVLLYAFQSKVGVIPGISNSDNLLFENSKEMFNASWFLVGLMTQTAVMQMYRTEKIPFIQSRAAWQVNVSTLFVCSMAIIIPYTPINATVKMATPPLEFMPIGIGFVLLYICMAQTVKIGYIKLFKEWL; translated from the coding sequence ATGAAAATAATAAAAAAAGTAAAAAAAGAACAAACTCTCTCAAATTATGTTAAATTAGATCATTTAGAATTACTTAAAAAAATTGACTCAACTCAGTTTGGATTAACTGATGATAAAGTAGAAGAAAATAGATTAAAATACGGTTCAAACAAACTTAAAGAAAAAAGATTAAACGTATTCTTAACTTTTACTAAATCATTTTTAAGTCCATTTAATATTATTCTAATAATAATTGATGCATTTAGTTTCTACTCATATTTAAGTGAAGATGGTGATCGCTTTGATTTAATTGGAGCGTTACTAGTTTTATTTATGATTTTACTAAGTGGTACTATATATTTTGTACAAGAGATTAGATCACACTTAGTCATAAAAAAAATGCTAATAGAAAGTAGACAACAATCAAAAATTATTAGAGGAGTAAATTTTAACTTTAAATCAATAGATAATGCAAACTCTATCAAACTAATCAAAGAAGCAGAACTCGTAGAAAACGATGAAATAGTTTATGGAGATTTAGTATACTTTTCAAATGGAGACCTTGTTCCTGCTGATACAAGAATTGTTTGATCAAATAATCTATACTTAAACCAATCTTCGTTGACAGGTGAATCATTCCCTGTTCAAAAAAAAGATAAGCATTCACTAGAGAAAAACGACTATTTGGAGTACGAAAATATTTGTTATACTGGTACAGAGGTGGTTTCTGGTAGTGGATTAGGAATAGTTGTTGCAACAGGTGAGAATACATACTTCTCATTAATTGATAAAAAAGTTAAAGAAAAAAGACCAAAAAGCTCATTTGAAAAAGGTATTAAAAAAGTAATTCTATTTTTAATAGCATTTATGCTAGCAGTAACTCCAATTGTCTTTGCGGTTTACGCACTAAGACCAGGTGAAATTGATAATAAATGATTTAATGCAACATTATTTGCAGTAGCAGTAGCAGTTGGGTTAACCCCTGAGATGCTCCCAATAATAGTAACCTCTAACCTTTCAAGAGGCTATTCTAAAATTAAAAAAAATAATGTAATTGTAAAAAATTTAAATGCAGTTCAAAATATTGGTGCAATTGATATACTTTGTACTGATAAAACAGGAACAATTACAAGTGGTGAGATATCACTCGACAAAACTTTGACATTTACAAATCAAAAATCTGAGGAAAATATAGAAAAAATCTTATATTTAAATAGTTATTTTCAATCTGGGTTTCAAAACCCGATTGATCAAGCAGTATTATTAAGTAAAAAGATTAAAAAACCGTCTCTGGATGGTTATCAAAAAGAATGAGAAGTTCCTTTTGATTTTAAAAGAAAAATATTATCTGTAATTTTAACAAAAGATGAACAAAAAGAAATCTTTACTAAGGGTGCAGTTGAAGAAATCTTAAAAGTTTGTAACAGAATTTCAATAAATGGAGAAATTAAGGAAATAACAAAAGAACACAAAGAGAAAATCATCTCAAAAAGTCATGAATTAAACTCTGATGGATTTAGAGTTATTGGAATTGCGCATAACGTTTTAGAAGACGAAGACATTGAAGATGACTTAGTATTTTATGGTTATGCTACTTTCTATGATGAACCAAAGAAAACATCAAAAGAAATTATAAAAAAATTAGAAATTAAAGGAATAACAACCAAAGTCTTAACCGGAGATAGCGAAGTTATAACAAGATCAATTTGTAAAAACGTTGATTTTAGTATTACAAAACTATATACCGGTAAACAAATTGAAGAGATGAGTGAAGAGAACTTACACAAGGCAGTAAAAGAAGCTAATGTATTTGTAAAATTAAGTCCGCTTCATAAAACAACTATTATTGAAACTTTAAAAAAACAAGGTCATGTTGTTGGTTTTATGGGTGATGGAATTAATGATGCTCCAGTACTTAGAGAATCAGATATAGCGATATCATTTAGTGATGCATCGAATATTGCACAAGAAGCCGCTGATATGATCATAATGGGTGAGTCGTTAATGGCAATTGACTCAGCTGTTACGGAAGGAAGATATAGTTTAGCAAATATTCTAAAATATATAAAAGTAACGATAGCTTCTAACTTTGGTAACGTATTAAGTGTCTTGGTTGCGTTATTTTTAACTACTGTTGAACCAATGCAACCATTGCATTTATTATTACAAAATCTTCTTTATGATATTGTAATGTTTGCTTTCATATTCGATAAAGTTGATAAGAAGTTTTTAGAAAAACCAAGGCCATTTACAACCAAAAATATGATATGGTTTGCTTTAATTAATGGACCAGTAAGCTCAATATTTGATATATCAACATTTATTGTTTTATTGTATGCATTCCAATCAAAAGTTGGAGTAATTCCCGGTATTTCAAATTCGGATAATCTTCTTTTCGAAAACTCAAAAGAAATGTTTAACGCGAGTTGATTTCTTGTTGGTTTAATGACCCAAACAGCTGTAATGCAAATGTATAGAACTGAAAAAATACCATTTATACAATCAAGAGCAGCGTGGCAAGTTAATGTTTCAACATTATTTGTGTGTTCAATGGCAATAATTATTCCATACACACCAATTAATGCAACAGTTAAAATGGCTACGCCACCACTTGAGTTTATGCCAATTGGAATTGGTTTTGTATTACTATACATTTGTATGGCTCAGACTGTAAAAATAGGTTACATAAAGTTGTTCAAAGAATGATTATAA
- the purD gene encoding phosphoribosylamine--glycine ligase yields MKINILILGKGGREHALARKCRTSQLCNDIFVIPGNYGISDCANVYEDFDYLDNEKILTFAKTQNIGLTIVGDELFLSNGVVDLFEKNNLKIFGPTMKASKIESSKIFAKNLFKKYNIPTADYFATRKKEDALDYIKSLNIYPIVIKNDGLASGKGVFIVKTQSEGEEIIKDIFDKNIFNNKKCGVVIEEFLDGREFSLLALVNEDVYVSLQPAKDYKKIFDNDLGDNTGGMGCYTPVEYINQKILSISNKNIISKTIKALKNEGIIYKGVLYAGLILTRNNEIKVIEFNSRFGDPETEVLMPAMKNDIIEVILKILNKEEPTLEWHKKYFIGVTIASKGYPKNFEKGVPFTNKLIYNIENVYHMGTKYNHEKKEFQSNGGRLVFILESHENKKTCIDNLYKSIDKLDFRSFYYRRDIGK; encoded by the coding sequence ATGAAGATAAATATATTAATTCTTGGAAAAGGTGGAAGAGAGCATGCTCTTGCTAGAAAGTGTAGAACGTCTCAGCTTTGTAATGATATATTTGTAATACCTGGAAATTATGGAATTAGTGATTGTGCCAATGTTTATGAAGATTTTGATTACTTAGATAATGAAAAAATCTTAACCTTTGCTAAAACCCAAAATATTGGGCTTACAATTGTTGGTGATGAATTGTTTCTATCAAATGGAGTTGTAGACTTATTTGAAAAAAATAATTTAAAAATATTTGGACCTACAATGAAAGCTTCCAAAATAGAATCTTCAAAAATATTTGCAAAAAATCTGTTTAAAAAGTATAACATCCCAACAGCTGATTATTTTGCTACAAGAAAAAAAGAAGATGCTCTTGATTATATTAAGAGTTTAAATATATACCCAATTGTAATAAAGAATGATGGTTTGGCTAGTGGTAAGGGAGTGTTTATTGTAAAAACACAAAGTGAAGGAGAAGAAATTATTAAAGACATATTTGATAAAAATATCTTTAATAATAAAAAATGCGGTGTAGTTATTGAAGAGTTTTTAGATGGAAGAGAGTTTAGTTTATTAGCTCTTGTTAACGAAGATGTTTATGTTTCCCTACAACCAGCTAAGGATTATAAAAAAATATTTGATAATGATTTAGGAGATAATACAGGCGGTATGGGTTGTTATACACCTGTCGAATATATCAACCAAAAAATTTTATCAATAAGTAATAAAAATATTATAAGTAAAACTATTAAAGCCCTTAAAAATGAAGGGATAATATATAAAGGTGTATTATACGCTGGGTTAATATTAACTAGAAATAATGAAATAAAGGTAATTGAATTTAATAGCCGTTTTGGTGACCCAGAAACAGAAGTTCTTATGCCTGCGATGAAAAACGATATTATTGAGGTTATACTAAAAATTTTAAATAAGGAGGAACCTACTTTAGAATGACATAAAAAGTATTTCATTGGAGTAACAATAGCAAGTAAAGGTTACCCAAAAAACTTTGAAAAAGGTGTACCATTTACTAATAAGTTGATTTATAATATAGAAAATGTTTACCATATGGGTACAAAATATAATCATGAGAAAAAAGAATTCCAAAGTAATGGTGGAAGGTTAGTTTTTATTTTAGAAAGTCATGAAAATAAAAAAACATGTATAGATAATTTATATAAGAGTATTGACAAACTTGATTTTAGAAGTTTTTATTATAGAAGAGATATCGGAAAATAA
- the purH gene encoding bifunctional phosphoribosylaminoimidazolecarboxamide formyltransferase/IMP cyclohydrolase, with amino-acid sequence MKYALISVSDKTNLIEFARELTSLDYKIISTGGTYKYLVENKIEAVMVESITGFPEILDGRVKTLHPLIYGGILSIRSNKSHSNQIKEHNIKSIDIVAIDLYPFLKTIQNDSSLHEDIVENIDIGGVSLLRAAAKNYKDVLTICDINDYMLVIEKLKSNQVDNRFKLTLSQKAFAHTSSYDSLINNYMLTKLDNNYMPEVLTISVLKKEELRYGENPHQKAYWYTDIFHKEISINNGTLLNGKQLSYNNILDANAAIGIVKDLNNYNCMVGIKHLNPCGVAIKGNVKDLWLKVLDSDSKSIFGGIVATNQVINKDVAKIMKDIFLEIIIAQDFDEDALELLSQKKNLRLVKLDFKTDNLKINKFEYHSVDQGLLIQNKDSYKHNIKDWKVVTKNKLSDLELEEAWFAYIIVKHVKSNGIALTKNYQTIGIGPGQMNRIGSAKIALEHAGKKADGSILSSDAFLPFNDVVELASRYNVKIIIQPGGSIKDKESIDLANKKGIAMIFTNIRHFKH; translated from the coding sequence ATGAAGTATGCGCTAATATCAGTGTCTGATAAAACAAATTTAATCGAATTTGCGAGAGAACTTACAAGTTTAGATTATAAAATAATTAGCACTGGAGGTACTTATAAATATTTGGTAGAAAACAAGATTGAAGCAGTAATGGTTGAAAGTATAACTGGTTTTCCGGAAATATTAGATGGTAGAGTAAAAACTTTACATCCTCTAATATATGGTGGAATATTATCTATTAGAAGCAACAAGTCTCATTCTAATCAAATTAAGGAACATAATATAAAATCTATTGACATAGTTGCTATTGACCTATATCCATTTCTAAAAACAATACAAAATGATAGTAGTTTACATGAAGATATTGTAGAGAATATTGATATTGGTGGTGTAAGTTTATTAAGGGCCGCAGCAAAAAACTATAAAGATGTTTTAACTATATGTGATATTAATGATTATATGCTTGTTATTGAAAAACTAAAGTCTAATCAAGTAGATAATAGATTTAAATTAACTTTATCTCAAAAAGCATTTGCTCATACTTCTAGTTATGATTCACTGATAAATAATTATATGCTTACCAAGTTGGATAATAATTATATGCCAGAGGTACTTACTATTTCTGTATTAAAAAAAGAAGAGCTAAGATATGGTGAAAATCCACATCAAAAAGCGTATTGGTATACAGATATATTTCATAAGGAAATATCAATAAATAATGGTACACTACTTAATGGCAAACAACTTTCATATAATAATATCTTAGATGCTAATGCCGCTATTGGAATAGTCAAGGACTTAAATAATTATAATTGTATGGTAGGTATAAAACATCTAAATCCATGTGGAGTAGCGATCAAAGGAAATGTCAAGGATTTATGACTAAAGGTTTTGGACAGTGACTCTAAATCAATATTTGGAGGAATAGTGGCTACTAATCAAGTTATTAATAAAGATGTAGCAAAAATTATGAAAGACATTTTTTTAGAAATAATAATTGCTCAGGATTTCGATGAAGATGCTCTTGAGTTACTATCCCAAAAGAAAAATCTGAGATTAGTAAAACTTGATTTTAAAACAGATAATCTAAAAATTAACAAATTTGAATATCATTCAGTGGATCAAGGTCTTCTAATACAAAATAAAGATTCATATAAACATAATATAAAAGATTGAAAAGTTGTTACTAAAAATAAACTATCAGATTTAGAGTTAGAGGAAGCATGATTTGCATACATAATAGTAAAACATGTTAAATCAAACGGGATAGCTTTAACAAAAAACTATCAAACCATTGGAATTGGACCTGGTCAGATGAATAGAATAGGGTCAGCTAAAATAGCTTTAGAACATGCTGGAAAAAAAGCGGATGGTTCAATATTATCAAGTGATGCTTTCTTGCCTTTTAATGATGTTGTTGAACTAGCATCAAGATATAATGTAAAAATAATAATTCAACCAGGTGGTTCAATTAAAGACAAGGAGTCAATTGATTTAGCTAATAAGAAAGGAATAGCGATGATATTTACTAATATCAGACACTTTAAACATTAG